The window AATGAAGGCCACCTAAAAAAGAATCTACTGATCCTTGACGACCATTTATCGCATAGGCCGGAAACGTGCAATATGCACATTTGGTTGGACAGAAGGGAATGCCGATATAAATACTAACTTCATTACGCAGGTCATATAAATCCGGGACCACAGCTAACTGTCTCTCAACGATTTGCTGCATAAGCTGTAATTTCTCTTCTGTTATTAGATACTCCTCCTGGAGCTGGCTATGGGCTACCTCCACTGGGAGCTTTTCCTGCATTTTACGATGCAGAAGCTTTGTTGGTCTAACACCTGTTAGAATTCCCCATTTTTGAGTAATCCCTGTCCAATTTTGTAGCATCGTTAAATAGACATGGGATACAGCATTTTTTATTTGTTTAAATTGTTCTTTTGGATTTCCGCTGTTGGAAAAGTCCTTTTCCAGTTCTACATTATCTTGATTACCGGCCACATCAACCAGCTGTCCTTTGACATGAACGGAGTTTTCTTTTATATTTAGCATCAATTGAATCACTAAATCGCTTTTATCCTGCTCTTGAAAGGAAACGGTGGTTTCTTCAAAGAATAGGTTTGCAATTAATTCTAGAGGCCGAATAAAACGCTCATCCTGTAAGCCCTTAATGGTTATTAACAATTCCATCACCTTTTCAATGTAAACTGTATTAAGTGTACAGAAACGCTATAGCAAGGTCAAGAAGGGAAATAAATGCTATTTATAAGCATGATAAAAAGCTTGGAAATCCCAAGCTTTTAAAAAGGGCTTATTATTTAATAATGTTCATTTTACGCAAAAACTCGATTGGCTGCTGTTTTCTGAAATGTTCCTTTACCATATAAGCAACGCCCTGTTGATCCTGTGAACGAGTGATCCAGTCTGCTGCTCGTTTTACCTCAACGGAAGCATTCCCCATCGCTACGCCGAGACCAGCTGCTTCAATCATTTCGATATCATCAGAATCATCACCGATACATACGATTTCATTTCTGGAAATCCCAAGCCGTTCAGCCAGATATAAAAGTCCATTCAGTTTCGAAACCCCTGTTGGCATTATATCAAGCCTTAGTTCATTCAAAGGTATACAATTTACTTCAGTGAACATTCTTTGGATGGCTTGCTGAACATCAATTAAGTCATCTTTATATTCAAAATATACCTCAATACTGGAAGGATTGGCTGGTTCATCAATAATTGTATCACCGATGGAATCCACAAACTGCTGTGAATAAAAAACAGGGTCTCCAGTAGTAAAAACAGTTTTTGCGAGTAAATTATGATTCAGCTTATATTTGTTTGCCAATGAATAATTTTCATGAACCAGCCTAATTTGACAAGGAAAGCCTTCTAATAAACGAACTAAATCATAGGTAATATTTTCTTTAATCCTGGCTGCATGAACAGGCTTATCTATCTCTTTGCCAATGTAAGCACCTCTGTGCGAAACTAATATCGTATCAAGCTTTAAAGCTTTTGCTACTTTTCTAGCTGAAGCAAATGTACGTGAAGTAACAAGGGTTACATAAATACCTTTTTGCTGGACATATTCAATTGCTTCTTTTGTTGACTTATGGATTTTTCCATTTGTCTGAAGTAATGTCCCATCAATATTAAGCGCAAGCATTCGGTAGATCATGTTCATTGCCCCCTCTTCTTGGTGAAATCTCCCTTATTTAAAATTATGAAAAAAGAAACGGAATAGAACTAAGCAAGACCTGAAACAAAAAAGACTTCTAAGAAAGAAAAAAAGAAGACCAATGACATGATCTTCTCCTACTTATTACACCTTATTGATTGACCGAGCCATAAAGCTCTTCTAAGGGTTTGATGATAATTTGATTCAATTCTGTTACAATTTGGCTCATACGCTGTTCAGCTTCCATCAGCTTGGAAATTTTCTCGTTTTTTTGCACATCTGAAACAATAATTTGCGCCTGCGCAATCTCTTCCTGAGAAATATCTTGTCCCATCATTTGTTTTTGTTGCATTTCTATTTGCATACTACGAAATTTATCAAATAATGCATTTGCTGATGCATCAGCATTCACTTCATCATATAAGCCTCGCAATGTTTGATATTCATCACTATTGCGAAGTGCTCGTTCTAATTCATAGGCAGTATCGTGTAAATTTACAGACATATTTCCACTCCTTTATATTAACAATCAATTAACTATACCAAAATATGTGTTAAATAGCCAATTTGGTACCCTATTAGAAAAAACAGGATAATCCTTGAATGGTTTTAATCAAAATCAGGAAACCTACTTTGTGAAGGAGGAAATGAAAAATGAATAACCATACTGATTTTAAAGCGGATGTTCCTTTCGAGGGGAAGGATAAAGTATATTTAGATATTGACCGCATCATTAATGAAGGATTGTCAGGTGGGTCCATACACCGCAAAAATAATATGGAAGAAGCACGTGATTTAGTACAGGAAACTCCACCGAAAAAAACCTAACCATACTTCTCGTACTGATAATGCCTGGCACCTATTCGTGTCAGGCAATACTATTGACTACTCCTGGATAAAATAAGCCGTTTCATATCCACATTGATCACACTTAACAAAATGCGGACATTGTTTATTGGCGAAATCAAGATATCCATTTTCTAGCTTCATTTGGTCAATCGGCATATACGCACTATAATCATCATAAAAATCCATGATTCGTCCTCTGTCCGTAGCAGCCGCACCACAGCTTGGACATTCTAATTTTAATTCCAAAAACCCATTACATACCGGGCAAATTCCCATGGTGTCCAACCTCCGAGTTGTTAATCTTATGTATTACCATACACTTCAATTTGTGTGTTTTACCCTCGTGTTCATTTGAAAATATACATCATAAAAAGGGAATAATTACCGCCTTTTTGTAACGAATAGCTTTTAAACTTTTAACCATAATAATGATTACAAAGCAACAAACAGCAATTAAAAAAGCTACTTCAATAGCTTAACCAATCAGATAACATTTATGATATAAATTAGACATTATTTGGACTATGCATGGATGCTTGACTGTTAAAATCAATTTGGTTCAATTCCAAAATAGTCCACCAAAAAAAAAATTAACTGAAGGAGAGTGCACATCGTGGCAAACAACAATTCTTCAAACCAATTACTAGTTCCTGGAGTACAACAAGCTTTAGATCAAATGAAGTTTGAAATTGCAAATGAGTTTGGCGTAAACCTTGGAGCAGACACGACTTCTCGTGCTAACGGATCAGTTGGAGGAGAAATTACAAAACGTCTTGTTCAAATGGCTGAACAGCAATTAGGCGGAATTCGATAAGAAGATGTTCATTTAAGAACAATTTCATAAAATGGATTAGGGTCCTCTTCTACGAAGGGGACCCTTTTGAAAAGCTCATGCTGACTATTATGCCTTTTTAGCAACCATATTACCGATAAAATAACCTAGCACCATAACACTTGCAATTGCTAAAGTAATTGAGAATTGTTCCATTTCTCCTGTTCCCCCTCTCAATACTAAATAAAAATATACTTTCAAAATAACACAAAAAATTACATTATTAATAATTTTTAAGTAATTTTATTTGTCGAATTTTTGAACTTTTTGTGACAAAAATCACTCTAGGCAGAAATAACCACTCATAGTAAGCCTTTTTACCACCCCACATTTGAAAATCACTGTGCTATTTATCACAGATGTATTCAACAGATTTCTTAACAATCTCCCCAAAATAAAAACCCGGGATTTCCCGGGGCTTCTTATTTAATATTCGTTTTTAATCCGCTTGTACAGGAGGTGGAGCAGTTAGATTTAGCACTGCATGAGCTGCATTCCCCCTGTTTAGAATGCTTAAGATGTCGAATAAGTGCCCAAGCAGCATATCCAAAAATAGCAGCACCAATTATAATACTTGCAATCATAATTTCCCCTCTTTTCTTATACTAAGCCAAACAGTCTTCCTCCCTGATAAATGACGAGAGATAGTATATATGCAATTATGAGGGCATAACCAATTGAGAATGCCGTCCATTTTTTTGATTCAGTTTCTTTATAAATGGTTGCTACCGTTGCTAGACAAGGAATATATAGTAAAATAAAGACCATAAAGCTTATTGCTGCCAACGGCGTAAACTGAGCTGCCAGTAAGCCCTGTAATGAGGCTTCATCCGGAACAAAATAAATAATATTCATTGATGAAATAATTGCTTCCTTTGCAAGGAAGCCCGTCAGCAAAGATGCCCCTGCCTGCCATGTACCAAAACCTATTGGAGCCAGAAGCGGGGCAAAAACTCCACCAATTGCTGCTAAAAAGCTATGATTCATTTCTACATTAAATCCACCAGGACCTATATAAGATAAAAGCCAAATAAGTACGGAACCCGCAAAAATAAATGTTCCGGCCTTACGAATAAATCCCTTTCCTTTTTCCCAAGTACTCCTCCAGAGGGTTTGTCCCTGCGGCATACGATATGGTGGTAATTCAATCACAAAAAGAGTGTTTTCCCCTTTTAATATCGTTTTTGAAAAAAGCATAGCCAATGCTAAAGCTAACACAATACCGAGCACATAAAGCCCTAATACCACTATAGCTTTATTTTTCACAAAGAAAGCTCCAACAAACAAGGCATAGACAGGAAGTCTTGCAGAGCATGACATCAATGGTGTTAATAATATAGTTAACAGCCTTTCCTTCGGGGTCTCAATCGTTCTAGCTGCCATAACACCAGGTACATTACAGCCAAACCCAATAATCATCGGAATAAAGGCCTTTCCATTAAGTCCGACTGATTCCATAATTCGATCCATAACAAGGGCAACCCTTGCCATATAACCGGAGTCCTCCAATAAGGAGATAAAAAAGAATAAAATAAAAATTTGCGGAACAAACACGAGTACACCGCCAACACCAGCCACGATTCCATCAATGATTAAATCGTGAATAAATGCTGATACACCCAATAATGATAATAACGCTTCAATGCCTGATGTTACTGGACCCGAGATAAATCCATCAAGAATATCTGATAATGGAAAGCCAAGCCAGTCAAACGTAAGCATGAACATAAGATACATGAGTAGTAAAAAGATCGGAATACCCAATATACGATTCGTAATAATACGGTCTACCTTTTCCGATAAATGAATTTTATTCTCATTAGAGTTGAAAATCGCTTCAGCCAAAATCTCATCAATAAAATGACTGCGTCGCTTGTGGATATATTGATCTGCTGATTTAACGTCATATTTCTTCATAAGCTTCTCCTCGACCTCTTGGATAAGCTTGTCAATATCTTCCCGATTCATCCATTGTTCCATATAGGATTTCACATAAGGATTACCTTCAAGCAACTGTAGTGTCAACCACCTAAATGAAAGCGCTTTATTTTCTTGAATGGTCTTTTCTAAAAATAGCGCTGCTTCTTCTATTTCCCGGCCATAGTCAATGAGGTTTGTCTGCGGAGTGCTATTGTCCAGCATAATCGTATTCGCTAATTCATTACAGCCTTTTCCGGAACGTGCGATAATCGGTACGATTGGAACTCCCAGCTTTGCGGATAATCTGGCTACATCCACCTGAATTCCACGCTGCTTTGCAACATCCATCATATTCAGTCCTATGGTAATGGGTTTTCCAAACTCAAGAGCTTGCAAGGTGAGATGCAAGTTTCTTTTTAATTGTGATGCATCAAGAATATTAAGAATATGATCCACATGGTCATGCAGGAAAAAGCTCGTTACGACCCCTTCATCCTTTGACAAAGGAACAAGTGTATAAATTCCAGGTAAGTCTATTAACTTATCTATTTTGTTTTTAAAAATGCCAACTTTCTTTTCTACTGTTACACCGCTCCAATTTCCAACATATTCATACGAACCTGTTAAATGATTGAACAATGAAGTTTTACCAGTATTGGGATTTCCTAATAGGGCTACTTCCATTATATTTTCTCCACTTTAATCTGTAAGGCTTCTCTTCTGCGAATTCCGACACATTGGCCGTAAGATTCTAGCATGAACGGTCCGCCAAATGGCATAATGCCTTTAATACTGACTTCGGTTCCTTCAGTGATCCCAAGATCTAGTAATCTTCTTCGGACTAAACGGTCTGCCTTCGATAAATCTTCAATTTTACCTTTTTCACCAATTTTTAATTTTCCCAGCATCGTTATCACCTGTATTTTTTTTACTTGGCTTTATTTTACCATATTCAATTGAGAATGATTATCCTTTCTAAAAGATAAATGTGACATTTTATAGAAAAGTAGAAAATGATAGATATCTCCATATAATAATACATTTTCCAAAAGGAAACTTTTTTCTATCTACTCAATAGACATGCCTCGACACCACAATGTTTCAGTAGACCCACTAGCCTCTTTTTTGATAATCTTTTAGTAAGATAGGCAATTGTTGGAGGAGTTAATAATGGATACAAACGCCCAGTTAAAATTAGGGGAAAAAGGTGCTTGGATTAGTATCTTTACATATATTATTCTAGCAGCGATTAAACTCTACATGGGAAGCAAGGGACATTCTGAGGGGCTGACCGCTGACGGTCTCAATAACACCACCGATGTTATTTCATCTATCGCTGTTCTAATTGGGTTGAAAATCTCACAAAAGCCGCCGGATGAAGACCATTCCTATGGACATTACCGCGCAGAATCAATCGCCTCCCTTATCGCAGCCTTTATTATGCTCTCAATTGGTATACAAGTTATGGTTGATGGAATCCAAAATGTATTTCGAGACCAAACATCTGCACCAGACTTACTGACTGCATGGACTGCCCTTTTTTGCGCAGTGATTATGTATGCTGTTTCCTTATATAACCTTAAACTTAGCAAAAAAATTAACAGCCCTTCCATTAAAGCGGTTGCATATGATAATCGTTCAGATGCTTTAGTAAGTGTAGGAGCCTTTATTGGAATCATTGGTACACATGCAGGAATTGACTTCCTCGATGTTTTAGCAGCACTTATTGTCGGGATTATTATTTGTAAAACTGCATGGGAAATATTCCGCGAGTCTTCACATGCACTTACAGATGGGTTTGATACAAAGCTGTTATATCGAATTGAAGAAACAATTATCCATACTGCAGGTGTTAAAAAAGTCATTGCCGTAAATGCAAGAACGCAAGGCAATCAAATACTTGTTGATGCTACAATTTGTGTAGATCCTCATTTAAATGTCATCGAAGGTCATGAAATAACAGAAAAAATTGAAGAACAGCTTAAGAATAAGCATCATGTAACAAGATCCTTAATACATATTGAACCATATCAATATGTTAAATAAAGCAAATAACCTTTTGAGAAACCGATATTAAAGGAGTTATGGGCCATGCTTACATTAAAGGTAGATCAGGAAATTGAACTAAGGTTACTTCAGCTTCAAGATAGTAATCCATTATACAAGCTTGTCGACAATAATCGAGAACATCTAAGACAATGGCTGCCATGGGTTGACAATATTTACTCATCACTTCAATACCATACCATCATACCTACATGGTTGAAGCAGTACGCTGATCACAATGGCTTTCATGCAGGAATTCATTATAAAAACAAATTAGTGGGAGTTATTAGCCTCCATTCCATTGACTGGTACAATAAACAAACAAGCATTGGCTACTACTTAGGAAAAGGGTTTGAAGGAAAAGGAATTATGACTAAATCCGTGCAGGCTGTTCTCAATTATCTGTTTTTTCATCTCCATCTTCACCGCGCTGAAGTCCGTTGTGGCGAATTTAACCTGAAAAGCCGTGCCATTCCTGAACGACTTGGCTTCAAACGAGAGGGGTTAATACGAGATGGAGAATTTCTTTATGACCACTATCATGATTTAGTTGTTTATGGAATACTCTATAATGAATGGCTCCAGCGTAAAGAATATCCGCCAAAAAGATAAAAAAGCTGCATCGCAGCTTTTTTTAATCTTTCGTCATTGGAATGGTAATCGTAAAGGTAGTTCCCTGCATTTGTGTTGATTGAACCGAAATATTCCCACCATGCTCTGAGATTATTTTCTGGCAAATCATCAATCCAAGTCCATTTCCTGTCGCTTTTGTTGAAAAGAAAGGCGTACCCAAATGATCTAAGTACTCATCTGGAATGCCGCAGCCCTCATCAATGACTGAAACGAGGGCATTATTCCTGTTTTTAGACATATGAATCGTGATAACACCCTGATCCATTGCTTCAATAGCATTTTTCAGGATATTAACGAGGACCTGTTTCACCTTATGAATATCGCATAGAATAAGCATCTTCTGCTCTTCAATTACTGATTTTATTTGAATACTCTTTTTTACTGCCTCTCCTTCTAATAAATAGATCACTTCTTGGACTATTTTAATCAAGTCATGTTTATTCACTTCATGCTTATGCGGTTTGGCTAGAACCAGCAATTCATTTGAGATAATGTCCAATCTGTGAATCTCATCTTCCATAATTTCCAAATACTTTTTATTCGGAATTTCCTCTGCCTTCATCAGCTGGATAAACCCTTTAATACTTGTAAGCGGATTTTTAATTTCATGTGCAATACCGGCAGCCAATTGACCGGCAACCTTCAACTTTTCACTTTCAATCAGAATATTTTCAGCTTCGTTTTGATCTACTGAAATATCTTTAATAAAACAAATAATCCCCTCAGGGATTCCAGGATTGGTATGACTGATGAATGAGGCAGCGATTTCTAACACAAGACAGCTTCCGTCCTTTTTTATCATTCGGTAGCTCAAATGGCTTATCTCATCTTCTCTGCTTTCCCATTCGTTTGTTACCCATTGATAATCTTCCTGATGCAGATTTCACATATGTGGGTTCCGATTAACTCCCGCGGCTCGTATCCCAGTATCTGCTTAACATTTTTGGTTATATAAGTAATGACGCCGTCTAAGGATAGCTTCATCATGAATTGTGTCTTCGCATTCAATTTATTTTGTCCGGTTGTCTCCCCGACGAAATGGCCTACCTTCCCTATTTCAGGTACTCCCAATCATCACCCCTCCTTATTCATCATGCTCCCTTAAATTTTACTGAATATTCTTATAAAAGACAATGCTATTTTCTACTATTTTAATAGGCATTATCCCTTTCTTGTTTTTCCATCATCGTATCGTGGCAGTCTGAGCATATGACTAGTATTTACCACATATACTTTCAATAAAACCCTTTTAAACCATTACGTTTGACTGTATAGTTTGGATTACCGTATAATAATTAAAAAAATAAAAGAAGCTGAGGTGGTATGATGGGGCAGTTTATCGGATTGGAGAACTAGCAAATGCTGCAAATGTTTCAAAAAGAACAATTGACTATTATACTAGCCTAGGTTTGTTACAGGCTCAACGTTCTAACAGTAATTACAGAATTTATCCTGAAGAAGCACTCCATGATTTAAAATTAATTGAAGAATACAAGAAAATGCATCTTCCACTGCATGAGATTAAGAGAAAACTAGAATTAAATAAACAAACTGATTTTCAGCACAGGGATGTGGAAGAACAATTGGAGACCGTTACGAATCAAATAAAGCAGCTAAAGCACGATCTTTCTGTACTGTTACCAATTATCAGCAAGTACAAACAAGATCCAATGTCAAAAAAGCTCAATGAAGAAGGTTCGGCTCTTATTGAATCCCTGGCTAGAATTACAAGTTAATACCATTTTTGAGTTATCAGGAGGTGACTCCTTTCCTGTTTCCTACAGGATAAGGAAATTTATTTGGACATATTAAACTTGGTTATTATAGCCATTTTGATTGCTTTGACAGCATTTTTTGTAACTTCTGAATTTGCCATTGTTAAAGTAAGAAGCTCCAGAATTGATCAGTTAATTGAAGAAGGAAATAAAAAAGCCATAGCAGCAAAAAGGATTATTTCAAACCTTGATGAGTATTTGTCAGCCTGTCAATTAGGAATTACAATGACAGCCCTAGGAATTGGTGCCCTTGGGGAACCAACATTTGAACATATCCTTAGCCCACTATTAGTCTTTTTAAATATTCCAGCATCTTTAACTCCAATTCTTTCAATCGCATTAGCGTTTGCGATTATGACCTTTTTACATGTAGTGGTTGGAGAGCTGGCACCGAAAACCGTTGCCATCCAAAAAGCAGAGTGGGTTGCATTAGCAACTGCTAAACCACTTATTCTGTTCTATCGACTTATGTACCCTTTTATCTGGATATTAAATGGTTCAGCTCGTTTGATTACAGGTATTTTCGGACTAAAGCGTGTCTCAGAACATGAGTTGGCACATTCAGAAGAAGAATTGCGTATCATTCTGTCAGAAAGCTATAAAAATGGTGAAATCAACCAATCAGAGTTTAAGTATGTAAATAAAATATTTGAATTCGATGATCGGATTGCAAAAGAAATCATGGTTCCGAGAACCGAGATTGTTTCTTTATCAAAAGACCAGACACTTGCAGAGTTTCTATCCATTATACATGTTGAGAAGTTCACTCGTTACCCCATTATGGATGGCGATAAAGACCATATTATTGGAATGATTAATCTCAAAGAGCTTATGACAGATATTTTAGAATTTAAAGATTTAAATTCTAAAACACTTGAAGGATATATAAGACCTATTATTAAAGTCATTGAAACAGCTCCGATTCATGATTTGCTTGTTAAGATGCAAAAAGAACGTATCCATATGGCAATCCTAATGGATGAATACGGCGGAACCTCAGGCTTGGTTACTGTTGAGGATATTATCGAGGA of the Bacillus tuaregi genome contains:
- a CDS encoding hemolysin family protein, producing MDILNLVIIAILIALTAFFVTSEFAIVKVRSSRIDQLIEEGNKKAIAAKRIISNLDEYLSACQLGITMTALGIGALGEPTFEHILSPLLVFLNIPASLTPILSIALAFAIMTFLHVVVGELAPKTVAIQKAEWVALATAKPLILFYRLMYPFIWILNGSARLITGIFGLKRVSEHELAHSEEELRIILSESYKNGEINQSEFKYVNKIFEFDDRIAKEIMVPRTEIVSLSKDQTLAEFLSIIHVEKFTRYPIMDGDKDHIIGMINLKELMTDILEFKDLNSKTLEGYIRPIIKVIETAPIHDLLVKMQKERIHMAILMDEYGGTSGLVTVEDIIEEIVGEIRDEFDTDEIPEIRKLEDDHFIIDSKVLVSEVNDLLGIDINDEDIDTIGGWILTENYEAKQGDVIHFDSYAFKIIDMEEHHIKYIEVTKVQTQEDNESLTYENRELHSSVPLTKSEALS
- a CDS encoding PAS domain-containing protein, whose translation is MGVPEIGKVGHFVGETTGQNKLNAKTQFMMKLSLDGVITYITKNVKQILGYEPRELIGTHICEICIRKIING
- a CDS encoding cation diffusion facilitator family transporter; this translates as MDTNAQLKLGEKGAWISIFTYIILAAIKLYMGSKGHSEGLTADGLNNTTDVISSIAVLIGLKISQKPPDEDHSYGHYRAESIASLIAAFIMLSIGIQVMVDGIQNVFRDQTSAPDLLTAWTALFCAVIMYAVSLYNLKLSKKINSPSIKAVAYDNRSDALVSVGAFIGIIGTHAGIDFLDVLAALIVGIIICKTAWEIFRESSHALTDGFDTKLLYRIEETIIHTAGVKKVIAVNARTQGNQILVDATICVDPHLNVIEGHEITEKIEEQLKNKHHVTRSLIHIEPYQYVK
- a CDS encoding FeoA family protein; translation: MLGKLKIGEKGKIEDLSKADRLVRRRLLDLGITEGTEVSIKGIMPFGGPFMLESYGQCVGIRRREALQIKVEKI
- the feoB gene encoding ferrous iron transport protein B, with the protein product MEVALLGNPNTGKTSLFNHLTGSYEYVGNWSGVTVEKKVGIFKNKIDKLIDLPGIYTLVPLSKDEGVVTSFFLHDHVDHILNILDASQLKRNLHLTLQALEFGKPITIGLNMMDVAKQRGIQVDVARLSAKLGVPIVPIIARSGKGCNELANTIMLDNSTPQTNLIDYGREIEEAALFLEKTIQENKALSFRWLTLQLLEGNPYVKSYMEQWMNREDIDKLIQEVEEKLMKKYDVKSADQYIHKRRSHFIDEILAEAIFNSNENKIHLSEKVDRIITNRILGIPIFLLLMYLMFMLTFDWLGFPLSDILDGFISGPVTSGIEALLSLLGVSAFIHDLIIDGIVAGVGGVLVFVPQIFILFFFISLLEDSGYMARVALVMDRIMESVGLNGKAFIPMIIGFGCNVPGVMAARTIETPKERLLTILLTPLMSCSARLPVYALFVGAFFVKNKAIVVLGLYVLGIVLALALAMLFSKTILKGENTLFVIELPPYRMPQGQTLWRSTWEKGKGFIRKAGTFIFAGSVLIWLLSYIGPGGFNVEMNHSFLAAIGGVFAPLLAPIGFGTWQAGASLLTGFLAKEAIISSMNIIYFVPDEASLQGLLAAQFTPLAAISFMVFILLYIPCLATVATIYKETESKKWTAFSIGYALIIAYILSLVIYQGGRLFGLV
- a CDS encoding Cof-type HAD-IIB family hydrolase, with amino-acid sequence MIYRMLALNIDGTLLQTNGKIHKSTKEAIEYVQQKGIYVTLVTSRTFASARKVAKALKLDTILVSHRGAYIGKEIDKPVHAARIKENITYDLVRLLEGFPCQIRLVHENYSLANKYKLNHNLLAKTVFTTGDPVFYSQQFVDSIGDTIIDEPANPSSIEVYFEYKDDLIDVQQAIQRMFTEVNCIPLNELRLDIMPTGVSKLNGLLYLAERLGISRNEIVCIGDDSDDIEMIEAAGLGVAMGNASVEVKRAADWITRSQDQQGVAYMVKEHFRKQQPIEFLRKMNIIK
- a CDS encoding ATP-binding protein, translated to MSYRMIKKDGSCLVLEIAASFISHTNPGIPEGIICFIKDISVDQNEAENILIESEKLKVAGQLAAGIAHEIKNPLTSIKGFIQLMKAEEIPNKKYLEIMEDEIHRLDIISNELLVLAKPHKHEVNKHDLIKIVQEVIYLLEGEAVKKSIQIKSVIEEQKMLILCDIHKVKQVLVNILKNAIEAMDQGVITIHMSKNRNNALVSVIDEGCGIPDEYLDHLGTPFFSTKATGNGLGLMICQKIISEHGGNISVQSTQMQGTTFTITIPMTKD
- a CDS encoding GNAT family N-acetyltransferase is translated as MLTLKVDQEIELRLLQLQDSNPLYKLVDNNREHLRQWLPWVDNIYSSLQYHTIIPTWLKQYADHNGFHAGIHYKNKLVGVISLHSIDWYNKQTSIGYYLGKGFEGKGIMTKSVQAVLNYLFFHLHLHRAEVRCGEFNLKSRAIPERLGFKREGLIRDGEFLYDHYHDLVVYGILYNEWLQRKEYPPKR
- a CDS encoding alpha/beta-type small acid-soluble spore protein, translating into MANNNSSNQLLVPGVQQALDQMKFEIANEFGVNLGADTTSRANGSVGGEITKRLVQMAEQQLGGIR
- a CDS encoding YlbF family regulator translates to MSVNLHDTAYELERALRNSDEYQTLRGLYDEVNADASANALFDKFRSMQIEMQQKQMMGQDISQEEIAQAQIIVSDVQKNEKISKLMEAEQRMSQIVTELNQIIIKPLEELYGSVNQ
- a CDS encoding MerR family transcriptional regulator, translated to MHLPLHEIKRKLELNKQTDFQHRDVEEQLETVTNQIKQLKHDLSVLLPIISKYKQDPMSKKLNEEGSALIESLARITS
- a CDS encoding FeoB-associated Cys-rich membrane protein yields the protein MIASIIIGAAIFGYAAWALIRHLKHSKQGECSSCSAKSNCSTSCTSGLKTNIK